Proteins from one Tsuneonella aeria genomic window:
- a CDS encoding site-specific DNA-methyltransferase, translating to MAGKALKESTVIQFPRRGEPQALIECEDNLSFMRKLKNESMHLIVTSPPYNIGKEYERRTSNDVYVEQQAAAVAEAVRLLHPRGSICWQVGNSIEDGEVFPLDILLYPIFKNHGLKLRNRIVWTFGHGLHCQKRLSGRHETILWFTKSDDYTFNLDPIRVPSKYPEKKHFKGPNRGKVSSNPLGKNPSDVWDIPNVKSNHVEKTDHPCQFPVGLVERLVLALTEKGDSVLDPYLGVGSSAIAALKNGRHAFGCDIGEEYIQLARGRIQSLRNGELRTRPMNKPIYEPPLKGDQ from the coding sequence GTGGCGGGTAAAGCACTGAAGGAAAGCACGGTTATCCAATTTCCGCGCCGAGGTGAGCCCCAGGCTCTCATCGAATGCGAGGATAACCTTTCGTTTATGCGGAAGCTCAAGAATGAGAGCATGCACCTCATCGTGACTTCCCCTCCTTACAACATCGGAAAGGAATATGAGCGCCGCACCTCGAACGATGTCTATGTTGAACAGCAAGCCGCAGCCGTAGCAGAGGCCGTCCGGCTACTTCATCCGAGGGGCTCTATCTGCTGGCAGGTGGGGAATAGCATCGAGGACGGCGAGGTCTTTCCACTCGACATTTTGCTGTATCCCATCTTTAAGAATCATGGATTGAAGCTGAGAAATCGGATCGTGTGGACGTTCGGCCATGGACTCCATTGCCAGAAGCGGCTCTCCGGAAGGCACGAAACAATCCTGTGGTTTACAAAGTCCGATGACTATACCTTCAACTTGGACCCAATCCGAGTGCCATCTAAGTACCCTGAGAAGAAGCACTTCAAGGGGCCTAATAGGGGAAAAGTTTCCAGCAATCCGTTGGGAAAGAACCCTTCTGATGTTTGGGATATTCCGAACGTAAAATCCAATCATGTTGAGAAGACTGATCACCCATGCCAATTTCCTGTTGGCCTTGTTGAGCGTTTAGTTCTTGCCCTTACAGAGAAGGGAGATTCTGTTCTGGATCCTTACCTCGGTGTCGGATCAAGTGCTATTGCAGCTCTCAAAAATGGCCGACATGCATTCGGCTGCGATATCGGAGAGGAATACATCCAGCTTGCCCGCGGGCGCATTCAGTCGCTCCGGAATGGGGAGCTGCGAACGCGTCCCATGAACAAGCCGATCTATGAGCCGCCACTCAAGGGGGACCAATGA
- a CDS encoding protein NO VEIN domain-containing protein: protein MIASSDIPAEFRMSAFTAAIGICRYLRDHPGTAAEDAALALRRSDADFAGADFTGGLTLVGRLPEDLALADISVFIREALSALIEVHRPWWIKLSPYGRQRLASALTLDEQQTFRAAGLYDPQPSSEAIEWWDRLAAQARADQDERLGAQGRRAELLSLNHEIERMKTEGIQLAPVWTALDDNAAGYDIRSYSKTLYGIANLLIEVKSTSRTPPRIILTRGEWEAAQKYQAAYTFHIWQFPDETLTIRTVQDISAHIPDDRGEGAWQKVEIII from the coding sequence GTGATTGCTTCGTCGGATATTCCGGCCGAATTCCGAATGAGCGCTTTTACAGCGGCGATCGGAATTTGCAGGTATCTTCGCGATCACCCCGGCACAGCCGCTGAGGATGCGGCGCTCGCATTAAGACGCAGTGATGCAGATTTCGCGGGTGCAGATTTCACGGGCGGCCTTACTCTGGTCGGGCGGCTACCTGAGGACCTCGCACTAGCGGACATCTCTGTGTTCATACGAGAGGCACTATCCGCCCTGATTGAGGTGCACCGCCCTTGGTGGATCAAACTCAGCCCATATGGCCGGCAGCGTCTGGCGAGTGCACTAACACTGGACGAGCAACAGACTTTTCGCGCTGCGGGTCTTTATGATCCACAACCGTCTTCAGAGGCAATCGAGTGGTGGGACCGACTGGCTGCCCAAGCGCGCGCGGATCAAGATGAGCGCCTTGGCGCCCAAGGCCGCCGGGCGGAACTCTTATCACTCAATCACGAGATCGAGCGAATGAAGACCGAAGGCATTCAGCTGGCGCCGGTTTGGACCGCCCTGGATGACAATGCGGCGGGATACGACATCAGGTCGTACAGCAAGACGCTGTACGGGATCGCCAACCTCCTAATCGAAGTGAAGTCTACCAGTCGAACTCCGCCTCGCATTATCCTCACCCGAGGCGAGTGGGAGGCCGCACAGAAGTACCAAGCTGCCTACACTTTTCACATTTGGCAATTTCCGGACGAGACGCTCACCATCCGGACCGTCCAAGACATTTCCGCGCACATTCCTGATGACCGTGGGGAGGGCGCCTGGCAGAAAGTCGAGATCATCATCTGA
- a CDS encoding restriction endonuclease, which produces MNFAGAYSLHNGQAEWEKRELSDWLTDLFEAPGIAIGSRCTSRIREHLKDELTASGWTHNVRIEQNCDLTVTGRYRDLAFQIQTGNVSRAFYDLMKMQYLYLEHKIQAAALAVPTKAAAARINSNIASAERVWSEVQMFDRIITFPLLVVAFE; this is translated from the coding sequence ATGAACTTCGCGGGAGCCTATTCCCTCCACAACGGACAAGCGGAGTGGGAAAAGCGGGAGTTGAGCGACTGGCTTACGGACCTCTTCGAGGCTCCAGGCATAGCGATCGGCAGTCGATGCACCAGCCGCATTAGGGAGCATTTGAAGGACGAACTCACGGCCAGTGGGTGGACCCACAATGTTCGCATAGAGCAGAACTGTGATCTAACCGTCACCGGCAGATACCGAGATCTTGCCTTTCAGATCCAGACTGGAAACGTAAGCCGCGCATTCTACGACTTGATGAAAATGCAATATCTTTACTTGGAGCACAAAATACAGGCAGCCGCTCTCGCCGTTCCGACTAAGGCCGCGGCCGCCCGCATCAATTCCAACATAGCGAGTGCCGAACGAGTTTGGAGTGAGGTCCAGATGTTTGATCGGATCATCACCTTTCCTCTACTCGTCGTTGCGTTTGAGTAG
- a CDS encoding phage/plasmid primase, P4 family: MSSLASAAAAYVAEGLAILPLRPQSKRPATSHGKNDASADAALTALRFPKETDQNIGILTGAEAGLLVVDIDPRNGGEEAFARLERAFGKLPETRKVTTGGDGVHLYFRVPSATTGLSDRPNVAGYQGVDLKAGGYVVAPPSIHESGKAYELANDLPMACAPDWLIRLAQGGKRIRPAVSRGNGAIKEGGRNDTLFRMACALRSRGLGEDAVLAAILAENERLCSPPLDQDECERIGASAMRYEPSTAHPDTDLGNARRLVDRMDGAARYEPASRAWFVWDGRRWRQDAAGEVTQLAKAVADQLLFDAGQINDPETSKRRLAFANRSQGIARIKAMIDLAETEPGVPISFGQFDRQPHFLNVANGMVDLRSGALVAPDHSAFITNLIDVDFDADARCPVFESFLFDVLSGDEDLIEFVHRAIGYAATGETREQCFFIFHGEGANGKSTFLNVIRGLLGEYAKHTPTDTLVSKSGGASNDLARLAGARFVTASEANADQRMADAPVKQITGDEPITARLLYREFVTFQPTFKLFLATNQLPQVSGNDPAMWRRIRTVPFDRVFQPEEQDHTLSEKLATERSGILAWIVRGAVKWYSDGLTKPDAISRANAEYRAEMDSVGQFIAERCHISRAAEVSASVLYNSYRRFANDNGHSPVSQTMFGRTLTSRGFNTIKRGGIFRTGLTLQSNLLEA; encoded by the coding sequence ATGAGTAGCCTGGCCTCGGCGGCTGCCGCCTATGTCGCAGAGGGGTTGGCGATTCTTCCCCTTCGTCCGCAATCCAAGCGACCAGCAACAAGCCACGGCAAGAATGATGCCTCAGCCGACGCGGCGCTTACCGCCCTTCGCTTCCCCAAGGAGACGGACCAAAACATTGGCATATTGACTGGCGCAGAGGCGGGACTGTTGGTCGTCGACATAGATCCCCGGAATGGTGGGGAGGAGGCATTCGCGCGGCTTGAACGCGCCTTTGGCAAGCTGCCCGAGACCCGCAAAGTCACGACCGGGGGCGATGGCGTGCACCTGTATTTTCGCGTCCCCTCCGCGACAACAGGTTTGAGCGACCGCCCCAACGTGGCTGGATACCAAGGCGTGGACCTGAAAGCTGGCGGTTATGTCGTAGCGCCGCCGAGCATTCATGAATCCGGCAAGGCTTACGAGCTAGCGAATGACCTGCCCATGGCCTGCGCCCCCGATTGGCTCATCCGACTTGCCCAAGGAGGGAAGCGGATCAGACCAGCCGTGTCGAGGGGGAATGGCGCGATCAAGGAAGGCGGGCGCAACGACACGCTGTTTCGGATGGCTTGCGCATTGCGTTCGCGAGGCCTTGGCGAGGATGCAGTTCTTGCGGCGATCCTCGCAGAGAACGAACGACTTTGTTCGCCGCCGCTCGATCAAGATGAATGCGAGCGGATCGGGGCGAGTGCGATGCGCTATGAGCCGAGCACTGCCCATCCTGATACTGACTTGGGGAATGCGCGCCGCCTCGTAGACCGGATGGATGGAGCTGCGAGATACGAACCTGCCTCTCGCGCATGGTTCGTCTGGGATGGCCGGCGCTGGCGGCAGGATGCGGCAGGTGAGGTTACGCAACTCGCGAAGGCCGTGGCGGATCAGTTGCTGTTCGACGCGGGGCAGATCAATGATCCTGAGACATCTAAGCGGCGATTGGCCTTCGCCAACCGGTCGCAAGGTATCGCTCGCATCAAGGCTATGATCGACCTGGCCGAGACTGAGCCGGGAGTACCAATTTCATTTGGTCAGTTCGACCGCCAGCCGCACTTTTTGAACGTCGCAAACGGTATGGTCGATCTCCGCTCAGGCGCATTGGTCGCACCGGACCACTCTGCGTTCATCACTAACCTTATTGATGTGGATTTCGATGCCGACGCACGCTGTCCGGTTTTCGAGAGCTTCCTCTTCGATGTTCTCTCGGGCGACGAAGACCTAATCGAGTTCGTTCATCGGGCGATTGGCTACGCGGCTACTGGTGAAACGCGAGAGCAGTGCTTTTTCATTTTTCATGGTGAAGGGGCAAACGGCAAGAGCACCTTCCTCAACGTCATTCGCGGTCTGCTTGGTGAATATGCGAAGCACACGCCTACCGATACCCTGGTTTCGAAATCCGGCGGCGCATCGAACGATCTTGCGCGGTTGGCGGGTGCCCGGTTTGTCACCGCCTCCGAGGCCAATGCTGACCAGCGCATGGCCGATGCCCCGGTAAAACAAATCACGGGCGACGAACCGATCACCGCCCGTTTGCTCTATCGCGAGTTCGTCACCTTTCAGCCGACCTTCAAGCTATTCCTGGCGACCAATCAGCTGCCTCAAGTGAGCGGCAACGACCCCGCCATGTGGCGGCGCATCAGGACCGTCCCTTTCGACCGCGTGTTCCAGCCGGAAGAACAAGATCACACGTTGTCGGAGAAATTGGCGACGGAACGCAGCGGCATTCTCGCATGGATCGTGCGAGGTGCCGTAAAGTGGTATTCTGACGGCCTCACCAAACCCGACGCAATATCGCGCGCTAACGCCGAATATCGCGCCGAGATGGATTCGGTTGGTCAGTTCATAGCAGAGCGCTGCCACATATCGCGTGCAGCCGAGGTGTCCGCCTCGGTGCTCTACAACAGCTATCGTCGGTTCGCGAACGACAATGGGCACTCGCCCGTGTCTCAAACCATGTTCGGCAGAACACTTACCTCACGCGGCTTCAACACGATCAAGCGCGGCGGGATTTTCCGCACTGGCCTGACCCTGCAATCAAATCTTCTGGAGGCATGA
- a CDS encoding SNF2-related protein codes for MSADPVTIGIQYLPGKLSGRLVLEGSPSTSVWERLQQTVINLGFDYSFGPGSIELSWSGVLTLIGQFAPQQKHLDFRFSPRDDDARDKIAAFVQQFKQVQHSKGSLKLRITPEEIEERLFASGFTRELRPFQLRDLQRLLSLENGANFSVPGAGKTTVTLALHLLTRQPNQVLLVIGPKASFPAWREVVSECVREDAPDGNAEPFTFLTTSGEALSEALRSGATRFVLSYDLMIQTSEIITEFMSQHPVHLVLDEAHRMKAGYGSQRGSLLLNLAPLPIRRDILTGTPMPQQPSDIQSQLDFLWPGAGLGLQISRGTAPRQVLGELYVRTTKQDLNLPEPLRHFRSVPMAEGQMALYGIVKHEFLRQVSTLGLDGRFDAPAARRSVMRLLQLSANPVLALRSIADDAIKMDSGILEQVISEGPSTKMRAVADHARQLAAEGKKSVVWTIFTDTIQQMEVMLADLNPVSLYGAVPSGEPTDPETREGRIRRFHEDPSCMVMIANPAAAGEGISLHKVCHDAIYLDRSYVTTHYLQSIDRIHRLGLPPGVETNIYIYRTLAPMGLGCIDHSVSHRLRQKLRALQILLDDADLHRIALDEENSEDPIAWDISPDDVRDLIEVLEGRGSLPDEESE; via the coding sequence GTGAGCGCCGATCCCGTCACGATTGGAATCCAATACCTGCCCGGGAAATTGTCGGGACGGCTGGTGCTGGAAGGCTCTCCCTCAACGTCCGTGTGGGAGCGGTTGCAGCAGACGGTCATTAACCTTGGCTTCGACTATTCCTTCGGACCAGGCTCCATTGAGCTGTCGTGGTCGGGCGTGCTCACGCTGATCGGACAATTCGCTCCGCAACAAAAGCATCTCGATTTTCGATTCAGTCCGCGCGACGACGATGCTCGGGATAAAATCGCTGCATTTGTCCAGCAATTCAAACAGGTTCAGCACTCGAAAGGTTCGCTGAAGCTGAGAATCACTCCAGAGGAGATCGAAGAGCGGCTCTTTGCTTCCGGCTTCACTAGAGAGCTGCGACCCTTTCAGCTTCGCGATCTGCAGCGTCTTCTCTCGCTGGAAAATGGAGCAAATTTCTCCGTACCTGGTGCGGGCAAAACTACTGTCACGCTGGCCCTGCACCTCCTTACGCGACAACCGAATCAAGTTTTGTTAGTGATCGGGCCCAAAGCCTCGTTTCCGGCGTGGCGGGAAGTCGTTTCTGAGTGCGTGAGAGAAGATGCGCCGGACGGCAATGCCGAGCCCTTCACTTTCCTAACGACATCGGGTGAAGCACTCTCCGAAGCTCTGCGCTCTGGGGCAACCCGCTTCGTCCTGAGTTACGATCTCATGATTCAGACCTCGGAGATAATCACCGAGTTCATGTCTCAACATCCAGTACACCTCGTGCTTGATGAGGCACATCGGATGAAAGCTGGATACGGCTCTCAGCGCGGATCACTGTTGTTGAACCTCGCACCACTCCCAATTCGGCGCGACATTCTCACCGGTACGCCAATGCCTCAGCAGCCGTCGGACATCCAATCACAGCTTGATTTCCTATGGCCGGGCGCCGGGTTGGGGCTCCAAATTAGCCGCGGCACCGCGCCGCGGCAGGTGCTCGGAGAGCTATACGTTCGAACCACAAAGCAGGATCTCAATCTGCCGGAGCCGCTCCGCCACTTCCGCTCCGTCCCGATGGCCGAAGGGCAAATGGCACTATACGGAATCGTGAAGCATGAATTCCTGCGGCAGGTGAGCACGCTCGGATTAGACGGTCGCTTCGATGCGCCGGCCGCTCGGCGCTCTGTCATGCGCCTCCTGCAGCTGTCTGCGAACCCGGTTCTCGCGCTCCGTTCGATCGCAGATGATGCAATCAAGATGGACTCGGGAATCCTCGAACAAGTGATCTCAGAGGGCCCATCCACCAAGATGCGTGCCGTCGCAGACCACGCCCGGCAGCTAGCCGCAGAGGGCAAGAAGAGCGTCGTGTGGACAATCTTCACCGACACAATCCAACAGATGGAAGTGATGTTGGCTGACCTAAACCCGGTGAGCCTTTATGGCGCGGTGCCTTCCGGTGAGCCAACAGACCCCGAAACTCGCGAGGGGCGCATTCGCCGCTTCCATGAGGACCCGTCCTGTATGGTCATGATCGCAAACCCTGCTGCAGCAGGTGAAGGCATCAGCCTGCACAAGGTCTGTCATGACGCGATCTACTTGGATCGGAGCTATGTGACGACACACTACCTTCAATCCATTGATCGGATCCACCGCCTCGGGCTGCCGCCCGGAGTCGAGACCAACATCTATATCTACCGCACACTTGCGCCGATGGGGCTCGGATGCATCGACCATTCGGTGAGTCATCGTCTACGCCAGAAACTGCGCGCGCTTCAGATCTTGCTTGACGATGCGGACCTTCACAGGATCGCACTCGATGAGGAGAATTCAGAGGACCCAATCGCCTGGGACATCAGCCCAGATGACGTTCGAGACCTCATCGAAGTGCTAGAAGGTCGCGGGAGTTTGCCGGACGAGGAAAGTGAGTGA